Proteins from a single region of Salvelinus fontinalis isolate EN_2023a chromosome 15, ASM2944872v1, whole genome shotgun sequence:
- the LOC129811886 gene encoding zinc finger MYM-type protein 4-like produces the protein MAESEEAKQKSQHELRLSKAFDEAVKLSAPTAGESQRQHTPLSTRSLWSSISTGPVFGAPEPVGRPDVDHDFSSDDEGNVFPHISHPTSTTFSLAGLGVGQPEDELDGVPVFGADEEEEWDIALPKVALGDVESDKESGGRPAGSPDTRRAETQDDQNSTDRFLDAVSLSNIRTASEVASQMQGESHLSTNLSQSPSPDNSLDGVRQNRSIAGGSSRQERSESVFQNPVVGNREQPPISPLMNIKDEPIDEGYDCALLPSTRSIKEELDNTAPEEVLRISSVFSVGGGNAYGSPTAAPQTPTSIFGPGRSLVPQGPTITLRTLAPVPQPPPPQPQPPSGSNPANAVRVSCSGCSKILLRGQTAFQRKGSTQLFCSTVCLTGFTLPPIKLRTCYQCLKEIEDPKDVISVITDNNLKDFCSQFCLSVFNRKRKPGTISMPSFQEPTAPMCSMCKKSDTIQHEVTHQGSLHKLCSDECFMRFRSSHNLVINVCESCGEYCASTDRNCRSLRVEGVTMKFCSLTCISTFKRTTTKVMPCGHCRNLRLMSDMVESTDMDGKVELFCNSICVNNSRPQNDLSGTAFPCTYCKVKAVSQYHLAMVDGSIRNFCSYTCVKTFREAEGSQLPPQLGQMNGSSSTAPPMVSPYLNTPPAPPQGYSHPYPPSWVHTTGRPYPPTQTSAAPLSYRAAPGLARAYGVGQHQPGPPMAPSSFTSAPSGPVKLSCHQCPQQFRWKPELYEYNGRTMQFCCKLCCVEFKKRSNIKVRCEYCKLEKVVKEVIRYDLIDRPFCSESCKLLFKHDMKGPWRTCAYCADISPKMIHNHFGGRMQEFCRDACMSNYTVLFYEMAKCECCRSQGKMREQLKCFGAIRHFCNLECVIQYCYQTFQLHPRTSNGTTTTQAPSQPLFSLSKPAPVIADVVSLATSPAGQPHATAATALTGALPTSNSHGKSLGDASTQTDAMRISARRRIMKNKAIICKPLMLDQETSCPIQIQTAEKPMAPMGFTETGFTYTENGEKVRVVVMPVPVPVFIPVPMNLYTQYTPVPMGIPVPVPVPMVIPPSLSRSELKDKKDGVASQTMAEQEEEEKDKPVSHGDQGSAYSGDLESEAVSTPHSWGGEDESTSNPQRGAEGPVEPPSTTSSPSMLDLEADYPPESFDRAAVKVQRLTVQATRHKRPKDGFPPRKRSRKQSGTMDMVEQTVSLPPARSKLHHEYGVKAWKNWVLQRNKRFDCEFAKDPSKSMVLKEDVLQCNSSELSYGLCRFISEVRRPNGQAYPADSIFYLCLGIQQYLFENGRIENIFTDMLYHKFTMEITMMLHFWRPTLLPSGYLHSRVEEEYLWDCKQLGAHSPFVLLNTLLFFGTKLFQFKTQSQHRRLSFANFTHCTRVTKNGKSAFLRFRPCQDTAELLALPAKRKLDEQDGDMEMPENTENPLRCPVRLYEFYISKCSESVKNMPGLFYLQPELSCLSNSSLWYSGQQLEGAALESMLTRILAVREVHLDEPPLHHHSTEASSASTDDNDDSS, from the exons CATGAACTCCGGCTGTCCAAGGCTTTTGATGAGGCGGTGAAGCTCTCAGCCCCCACGGCTGGTGAGTCCCAGCGACAACACACTCCCCTGTCAACAAGATCTCTTTGGAGCAGCATCTCAACCGGACCAGTCTTTGGAGCACCAGAACCAGTCGGACGGCCTGACGTCGACCATGATTTTAGCAGTGACGATGAGGGGAATGTATTCCCTCACATCTCTCATCCTACCAGTACCACCTTCTCCCTGGCTGGTCTGGGGGTGGGCCAGCCAGAGGATGAGCTGGATGGGGTTCCTGTGTTTGGggcagatgaggaggaggagtgggacataGCCCTGCCCAAGGTGGCACTGGGTGATGTAGAGTCTGACAAAGAGTCAGGCGGACGGCCGGCTGGATCGCCTGACACACGACGTGCAGAGACTCAGGATGATCAAAATTCCACTGACAGATTCCTTGATGCAGTCTCACTTTCCAATATTAGAACAG CTTCTGAGGTGGCTAGTCAAATGCAAGGAGAAAGCCATCTTTCAACTAACCTATCTCAGTCCCCTTCACCAGATAACAGCTTGG ATGGAGTAAGACAGAATCGGTCTATTGCTGGGGGATCCAGCCGTCAAGAG AGGTCAGAGAGTGTGTTCCAGAACCCAGTGGTAGGGAACAGAGAACAGCCACCCATCTCTCCCCTCATGAACATCAAGGATGAGCCTATAGATGAAGGATATGACTGCGCCCTTCTACCCTCAACACGGAGTATCAAGGAGGAGCTGGACAACACAGCTCCTGAG GAGGTGCTGAGGATCAGTTCTGTTTTTTCTGTTGGTGGAGGAAATGCGTATGGCTCGCCCACTGCTGCTCCCCAGACCCCCACCTCCATATTTGGACCAGGAAGAAGTCTAGTTCCACAGGGGCCAACGATAACCCTCAGGACCCTGGCTCCAGTGCCCCAGCCACCccctccccagccccagccccctaGTGGCTCCAACCCAGCCAACGCAGTGCGTGTGTCCTGCTCAGGCTGCTCTAAGATCCTGCTGCGCGGTCAGACTGCCTTCCAACGGAAAGGATCTACCCAGCTCTTCTGCTCCACTGTCTGCCTCACTGGGTTCACCCTGCCTCCCATCAAACTGAGAACCTGCTACCAGTGCCTAAA GGAGATCGAGGACCCCAAGGATGTAATCAGTGTGATTACAGACAATAACCTGAAGGATTTCTGTAGCCAGTTCTGCCTCTCTGTGTTCAACCGCAAGAGGAAACCAGGGACTATTTCCATGCCTTCTTTCCAAGAGCCCACCGCCCCGATGTGCAGTATGTGCAAGAAGAGCGACACG aTTCAGCACGAAGTGACTCACCAGGGCTCCTTGCACAAACTGTGTAGCGATGAGTGTTTCATGCGCTTCCGCTCATCCCACAACCTGGTCATAAATGTGTGTGAGAGCTGTGGCGAGTACTGCGCCAGTACTGACAGGAACTGCCGGTCGCTCCGAGTAGAGGGCGTCACCATGAAGTTCTGCAGTCTAACCTGCATTAGCACTTTTAAACGG ACGACCACCAAGGTGATGCCGTGCGGTCACTGTCGTAATCTGAGACTCATGTCTGACATGGTGGAGAGCACCGATATGGATGGCAAGGTGGAGCTCTTCTGCAATTCCATCTGTGTCAATAACAGCCGGCCACAGAACGACCTGTCAG GAACGGCATTCCCTTGTACCTACTGCAAAGTGAAGGCTGTCTCTCAGTACCACCTGGCCATGGTAGACGGCAGCATCCGCAACTTCTGCTCTTACACCTGCGTCAAGACTTTCCGG GAGGCTGAAGGCAGCCAGCTTCCCCCCCAACTGGGCCAGATGAACGGCTCCTCATCCACTGCTCCTCCCATGGTGTCTCCGTACCTCAACAcccctccagcaccaccccagggCTACTCCCATCCTTACCCCCCGTCCTGGGTCCACACCACTGGCCGCCCGTACCCACCAACCCAGACTTCTGCTGCACCTCTATCCTATCGAGCCGCCCCAGGCTTGGCTAGGGCCTACGGGGTGGGGCAGCATCAACCAGGGCCGCCCATGGcaccctcctcctttacctccgCCCCCAGTGGACCTGTGAAACTCTCCTGCCATCAGTGTCCTCAGCAGTTCCGCTGGAAACCTGAGCTCTATGAGTACAAT GGTCGCACCATGCAGTTCTGTTGTAAACTGTGCTGTGTTGAGTTTAAGAAACGGAGTAATATCAAAGTGAGGTGTGAATACTGCAAACTGGAGAAGGTGGTCAAAGAAGTCATCAGATATGACCTCATCGACCGGCCCTTCTGCAGTGAGA GCTGTAAGCTGCTCTTCAAGCACGACATGAAGGGGCCATGGCGGACGTGTGCCTATTGTGCCGACATCAGCCCCAAGATGATCCACAACCACTTTGGTGGCAGGATGCAAGAGTTCTGCAGGGACGCGTGCATGTCCAACTACACTGTTCTCTTCTATGAG ATGGCTAAGTGTGAGTGCTGCAGAAGTCAAGGGAAGATGAGAGAGCAACTGAAGTGTTTTGGGGCAATTAGGCACTTCTGTAACCTGGAGTGTGTTATTCAGTACTGCTATCAGACCTTCCAGCTGCACCCTCGGACTAGCAACGGCACCACTACTACACAGG CTCCGTCCCaacctctgttctccctctccaagCCAGCTCCTGTCATTGCTGATGTTGTCTCGTTGGCCACCTCTCCTGCTGGCCAGCCCCATGCTACGGCTGCCACTGCCCTGACAG GTGCTCTTCCGACGTCTAACTCTCACGGCAAGAGCCTTGGCGATGCCAGCACCCAGACGGACGCCATGAGGATCTCTGCCCGCCGTCGGATCATGAAGAACAAGGCCATCATCTGTAAACCCCTCATGCTGGACCAGGAAACCAGCTGCCCGATTCAGATCCAGACAGCAGAGAAACCAATGGCACCCATGg GGTTCACAGAGACTGGGTTCACGTACACAGAGAACGGGGAGAAAGTACGGGTGGTTGTGATGCCCGTTCCTGTGCCAGTCTTCATCCCAGTGCCCATGAACCTGTACACCCAGTACACTCCTGTGCCCATGGGTATCCCCGTGCCT GTGCCAGTGCCCATGGTAATACCCCCCTCATTAAGCCGTTCAGAGCTCAAGGACAAGAAAGATGGTGTCGCATCTCAAACCATGGCcgagcaggaggaagaggagaaagacaAACCTGTCTCCCATGGAG ACCAAGGCAGCGCCTACAGTGGAGACCTGGAGTCTGAGGCTGTGTCCACCCCCCACAGCTGGGGTGGAGAGGATGAGTCCACATCCAACCCCCAGAGAGGGGCAGAGGGTCCTGTCGAGCCCCCCAGCACAACATCTTCCCCCAGCATGTTGGACCTAGAGGCTGACTACCCCCCTG AGTCGTTTGATCGTGCTGCAGTGAAGGTACAGAGGCTGACTGTACAGGCCACAAGACACAAGAGACCCAAAGATGGCTTCCCTCCCAGAAAACGG AGTCGTAAGCAAAGTGGGACTATGGACATGGTGGAGCAAACTGTTTCACTCCCTCCTGCCAGATCAAAACTCCACCACGAGTACGGGGTGAAAGCCTGGAAGAATTGGGTCCTGCAGAGGAACAAGCGGTTTGACTGTGAATTTGCCAAAGATCCCT CTAAGTCCATGGTTTTGAAGGAGGACGTGTTGCAGTGTAACTCCTCTGAGCTTAGTTATGGCCTCTGTCGCTTCATCAGTGAGGTCCGTCGCCCCAACGGTCAGGCCTACCCTGCTGACAGCATCTTCTACCTCTGTCTGGGCATACAGCAG TATCTATTTGAGAATGGAAGGATAGAGAATATCTTCACTGATATGCTCTACCACAAGTTCACCATGGAGATTACTATGATGCTACATTTCTGGAGACCTACCCTGCTGCCTAGCG gctacctgcattcCCGTGTGGAGGAGGAATACCTGTGGGACTGTAAGCAGCTGGGGGCCCACTCCCCCTTCGTGCTGCTCAACACCTTGCTCTTCTTTGGAACCAAGCTGTTCCAGTTCAAGACCCAGAGCCAACACAGACGTTTGTCCTTCGCCAACTTCACCCACTGTACCAGGGTCACTAAGAACGGCAAGAGCGCCTTCCTGAGGTTTAGGCCTTGTCAGGACACCGCCG AGCTGCTAGCTTTGCCTGCCAAGAGGAAGCTGGATGAACAGGATGGTGACATGGAGATGCCTGAGAACACTGAGAACCCACTACGCTGCCCTGTCAGACTCTACGAGTTCTACATCTCCAAATG CTCGGAGTCTGTGAAGAATATGCCAGGCCTGTTCTACTTGCAGCCAGAGCTTTCATGCCTCTCCAACAGCTCGCTGTGGTACTCTGGCCAGCAACTAGAAGGCGCTGCACTGGAGAGCATGCTAACACGCATCCTGGCTGTACGGGAGGTCCATCTGGATGAGCCCCCATTGCATCATCACTCTACTGAAGCTTCATCAGCCTCCACAGACGACAACGATGATAGCTCGTAG
- the LOC129811884 gene encoding gap junction beta-4 protein-like translates to MNWSALESLLSGVNKYSTVFGRVWLSMVFVFRVMVFVVAAQPVWGDENKDFVCNTRQPGCTNVCYDSIFPISHIRLWALQLIFVTCPSLMVVAHVKYREGKDSKYTAQHQGSHLYANPGKKRGGLWWTYLVSLIFKAGFDVAFLYILYYIYHGYDMPRLYKCALEPCPNTVDCYISRPMEKKIFTIFMVVSSALCVFMCILEMFYLVGMRLQKVLKVWQANERLLFAEHNKVTNIALPRSSYIRVDPTIGSQQNINRQKKAEEAAATGL, encoded by the coding sequence ATGAACTGGTCAGCACTAGAGAGCCTCCTTAGCGGGGTCAACAAGTACTCCACAGTGTTCGGCCgtgtgtggctgtccatggtattTGTGTTTCGTGTCATGGTGTTCGTGGTGGCCGCCCAGCCCGTGTGGGGAGACGAGAACAAGGACTTTGTGTGCAACACCAGGCAGCCCGGCTGCACCAACGTCTGCTACGACAGCATCTTCCCCATCTCACACATCCGCCTGTGGGCCCTACAGCTCATTTTCGTCACCTGTCCCTCTCTCATGGTGGTGGCGCACGTCAAGTACCGCGAGGGGAAGGATTCAAAGTATACTGCCCAACACCAGGGCTCTCACCTGTACGCCAACCCAGGGAAGAAACGTGGAGGCCTGTGGTGGACCTACCTGGTCAGCCTGATCTTCAAGGCCGGGTTTGATGTAGCCTTCCTCTACATTCTCTACTATATCTACCACGGGTATGACATGCCACGTCTCTACAAGTGTGCCCTGGAGCCTTGCCCCAACACAGTGGACTGCTACATCTCCAGGCCCATGGAGAAGAAGATCTTCACCATCTTCATGGTGGTCTCCTCAGCCCTCTGCGTCTTCATGTGCATACTGGAGATGTTCTATCTGGTGGGTATGCGCTTACAGAAGGTGCTCAAAGTATGGCAGGCCAACGAGAGACTGCTCTTTGCTGAGCACAATAAGGTCACCAACATCGCTCTGCCGAGGTCATCGTACATCAGGGTAGATCCAACTATTGGGAGCCAGCAGAACATCAACAGACAGAAGAAGGCAGAGGAGGCTGCTGCCACAGGCCTGTAG